In Pseudomonas sp. HR96, the DNA window TGCTGATCGCCATCGGCCAGTGGCGCGCACGCACGCCCATTCTGCGCCTGCAGCTGCTGGGCAACCGCAGTTTCGCCAGTGTGCTGCTGATCGGCACCGCCGTCGGGGCGGGCCTGTATGGCACGGCCTACCTGGTGCCGCAGTTTCTCGGCATTCTATCGGGGTACAACGCCGAGCAGTCGGGGTCGATCATGCTGCTGTCGGGCATTCCGGCGTTCATTGTGCTGCCCTTCCTGCCAAGGATTCTTGGCCGTTACGATCTGCGCTACATGGTCGGCGCCGGTCTGCTGCTGTACTGGGCCAGCTGTTTTCTCGACACCGAGCTGACCACAGCCAGCGTCGGCCACGATTTCATCGGGTCGCAGTTGCTGCGCGGCTGCGGCCAGATCCTGGTGATGATGCCGCTCAGCCAGCTGAGCATGCGCTCGGTGGAGGCCCGACATGCCGGCGACGCTGCCGGGCTGTATAACATGTCGCGCAACCTGGGCGGCACCTTCGGCCTGGCGCTGCTGGGCATCCTCATGGACCGCCGCAGCCACTTTCACGACAGCGCCCTGCGTGAAGGCATCAGCGCCAACAGCAGCCTGGCCCAGGACCAGATCACCAGCTGGACCGCGAGCTACCTGGCGCAAACCGGCGACCCCGGCACCGCGCAGCTGCAGGCGTTCGGCCAACTGGCCAACGACATCGCCCAACAGGCTGCGGTGATGGCCTACAACGACGCTTTCTATGCACTCGGCCTGGCCATGCTGGCCTGCCTGCCACTGATCTTCCTCCTCAAAAAGCGCACAGCGCCGGCTGGCCCTCGCCCATGAATATCCGCTTTGTCTACACCTTGCTCGCCAGCGCCTGCCTCGCCGCTTGCACGGTGGGCCCCAACTACCCAGGCGCCCCCGCAGTGGCCACCGGGACCCTGAGCGCCGGGCGCCTGCCGCATGCAGGCAGCGAGGCCAGCAGCCCGGCGGTGGCCCGCTGGTGGCTGGCGCTGGG includes these proteins:
- a CDS encoding DHA2 family efflux MFS transporter permease subunit — translated: MAESALHPAAAETPRNASLTDWIAVAAGSLGALLATLDISITNSALPQIQGQIGATGSEGTWIATGYLMSEIVMIPLAAWLTRVFGLRRFLIGTALMFTLFSMFCGLSSSLGAMIAGRIGQGFAGGAMIPTAQTIVRTRLPTHQLPIGTTLFGMTAILGPLLGPVIGGWLTENIDWRWCFFLNLPISVALITLLLTGLPSERMNLAQFIEADWLGILGLAMGLASLTVVLEEGQREHWFDSVLITWLSLASAIGFLLIAIGQWRARTPILRLQLLGNRSFASVLLIGTAVGAGLYGTAYLVPQFLGILSGYNAEQSGSIMLLSGIPAFIVLPFLPRILGRYDLRYMVGAGLLLYWASCFLDTELTTASVGHDFIGSQLLRGCGQILVMMPLSQLSMRSVEARHAGDAAGLYNMSRNLGGTFGLALLGILMDRRSHFHDSALREGISANSSLAQDQITSWTASYLAQTGDPGTAQLQAFGQLANDIAQQAAVMAYNDAFYALGLAMLACLPLIFLLKKRTAPAGPRP